The Hydra vulgaris chromosome 11, alternate assembly HydraT2T_AEP genome contains a region encoding:
- the LOC136086701 gene encoding uncharacterized protein LOC136086701, with product MVNSISRKKHNPYLKKIHLMFLLFLLHLNILPTDITSLVHVVMEIKVSLKDLQRQTEINTKLLQSLTAGENDEEIFDKLHLPLNDLKKLSTLKELIKNDRTVFSNLVIAVASKDGYNLKDAVRRMSASLFTNQLCCQLNWTGGQRKGNEADLKLDIKNKVGLKELQCRRVLERAVQRNPPTSTVSECDFQKEIVRFL from the exons ATGGTCAATTCAATTTCGAGAAAAAAACACAAcccgtatttaaaaaaaatacatttaatgtTCCTGTTGTTCCTTCTGCATCTGAACATTTTACCAACTGATATAACTTCATTAGTACATGTTGTTATGGAGATCAAAGTTAGCTTGAAAGATCTTCAACGTCAAActgaaattaatacaaaattgcTGCAAAGTTTAACTGCAGGTGAAAATGATGAAGAAATTTTTGATAAGCTACACTTACCTCTTAACGACTTAAAAAAGCTGAGTACACTTAAAGAGCTCATAAAGAACGATAGGACAGTATTTTCAAACTTA GTTATTGCTGTAGCTAGCAAAGACGGATACAACCTGAAAGATGCTGTAAGAAGAATGTCTGCTTCTCTTTTTACAAATCAACTTTGTTGTCAGCTCAATTGGACCGGTGGTCAACGTAAAGGAAATGAAGCTGACCTTAAAttggatataaaaaataaagttggaTTAAAAGAATTGCAGTGTAGGCGTGTACTTGAAA gaGCCGTGCAAAGGAATCCGCCTACAAGTACAGTTAGTGAGTgtgattttcaaaaagaaattgtacGATTTTTATGA